From the Coregonus clupeaformis isolate EN_2021a unplaced genomic scaffold, ASM2061545v1 scaf0018, whole genome shotgun sequence genome, one window contains:
- the LOC123483067 gene encoding microtubule-associated proteins 1A/1B light chain 3C-like gives MMPPFEKPQHPKSFKQRKSFATRKQEVAGIRTKFPTKIPVIIERYQREKYLPPLDKTKFLVPQELSMTQFVTIIRNRMSLMQSQAFYLLINNSGLASMSLTMAQVYKDHKDDDGFLYMTYASQEMFGNCVEIREKSLPIAGNV, from the exons ATGATGCCGCCATTTGAGAAACCACAACACCCCAAGTCCTTCAAGCAGAGaaaaagctttg CCACGAGAAAACAGGAGGTCGCGGGGATCCGAACAAAGTTTCCAACTAAAATTCCG GTTATAATTGAAAGGTATCAACGGGAGAAGTACTTGCCGCCTCTTGATAAAACGAAGTTCCTGGTCCCCCAAGAACTTTCCATGACTCAGTTTGTCACCATTATAAG AAATCGTATGTCTCTGATGCAGAGTCAAGCGTTCTACCTGCTCATCAATAATAGTGGCCTGGCCAGCATGTCTCTTACCATGGCACAAGTCTACAAGGACCACAAAGATGACGATGGCTTTCTCTACATGACATATGCTTCTCAAGAAATGTTTGGTAATTGTGTTGAGATCCGCGAGAAGTCATTGCCAATTGCTGGAAATGTCTGA